From a single Gimesia fumaroli genomic region:
- a CDS encoding ClpP family protease: MFDPLSGQMPTQANQRARSYSQQRQMGIGDLLLDNRIIFLDSVINDASANLIVMKLLYLQSENRHQDIHLYVNSPGGSVTSTMAIYDTMQFIECDVATYCVGLAASGGAILVAGGEKGKRYILPHAKMMIHQPYGEVGGQVSDIEIQAKDILDTREVLNKILADHTGQSIDQIALDTSRDRFLTSGQSVEYGLVDEVLVRDKEDKNKKEEK, from the coding sequence ATGTTCGACCCCTTATCAGGGCAGATGCCAACTCAGGCGAACCAGCGTGCCAGAAGTTATTCCCAGCAGCGTCAGATGGGGATTGGTGATCTCCTGCTGGACAACCGGATCATCTTCCTGGACAGCGTGATTAATGATGCCAGTGCGAATCTCATCGTGATGAAACTGCTCTATCTGCAGTCTGAAAATCGCCATCAGGACATTCATCTCTACGTCAATTCGCCCGGCGGTTCCGTGACATCGACGATGGCCATCTACGACACGATGCAGTTCATTGAGTGCGATGTCGCGACCTACTGCGTCGGCCTGGCTGCGAGTGGCGGTGCGATTCTGGTCGCCGGCGGAGAAAAAGGAAAACGCTATATTCTGCCTCATGCCAAAATGATGATTCACCAGCCTTACGGCGAAGTCGGCGGTCAGGTTTCGGATATCGAGATTCAGGCCAAAGACATCCTGGATACACGCGAAGTATTGAATAAAATCCTGGCAGACCACACCGGGCAGTCGATCGATCAAATCGCGTTGGACACATCCCGCGACCGCTTCCTGACTTCGGGACAATCAGTGGAATACGGTCTGGTGGACGAAGTACTGGTCCGAGACAAAGAAGACAAAAATAAAAAAGAAGAGAAGTAA
- a CDS encoding DUF1559 family PulG-like putative transporter, with translation MKTLRIKQKLQRRKGFTLIELLVVITIIGILVSLTLPAIQSARASARKLACLNNMRNVGLAVVNFSSGANSQLPLLVDPNIENDGTNPNAGLDNLSWCTTILPFLDQVGFRQRWDQTASGAASATPVAGAAAALAQLNNNRFPVFTCPDDQFNTDVGALSYVVNIGYVTALYNTTGVGYNPAAAVGSQGHHPEGDYALDGTDASATTAPIKFGTGVFWRPSSSRMSLDFISAADGMTQTLMLTENLQAGEWFDQDTGSLGFGIDMQGLPMATGSLRLGSATPTFNLLNSVSGNDSRIGSNLTAGKGQAWRPSSNHPSGAVNVIFCDGSGKSLIPQMDGGIYARLLTPAGLRYGQNVVDGTSF, from the coding sequence ATGAAAACTTTAAGAATCAAACAAAAGCTGCAACGGCGTAAAGGCTTTACGCTGATCGAACTGCTGGTGGTGATCACCATCATCGGCATCCTGGTTTCGCTGACTCTGCCGGCGATCCAAAGTGCTCGTGCCTCTGCACGAAAACTGGCCTGTCTGAACAACATGAGAAACGTCGGACTGGCCGTCGTCAACTTCTCATCCGGTGCCAACTCACAGTTGCCACTGCTGGTCGATCCGAATATTGAAAATGACGGGACAAATCCAAATGCCGGTTTAGACAACCTTTCCTGGTGTACGACTATTTTACCATTTCTGGATCAGGTCGGTTTCCGCCAAAGGTGGGATCAAACAGCCAGTGGTGCTGCTTCCGCAACTCCAGTCGCAGGTGCCGCTGCCGCACTGGCTCAATTAAATAACAACCGTTTTCCAGTCTTCACCTGCCCCGACGATCAGTTCAACACAGATGTAGGAGCTCTGTCTTACGTCGTCAACATCGGCTATGTGACTGCTCTCTATAATACAACTGGAGTTGGATACAACCCTGCTGCAGCGGTTGGTTCACAAGGGCACCATCCTGAAGGAGACTATGCACTGGATGGAACTGATGCTTCTGCAACGACCGCACCGATTAAATTCGGAACAGGTGTTTTCTGGCGTCCTTCTAGTTCCCGCATGTCACTTGACTTTATCTCCGCCGCTGATGGAATGACCCAGACCCTGATGTTGACCGAAAATCTTCAAGCAGGTGAATGGTTTGACCAGGATACAGGAAGCCTGGGCTTTGGTATTGATATGCAGGGATTGCCCATGGCAACCGGTTCTCTGAGATTAGGATCTGCCACTCCTACATTTAACCTGCTAAATAGTGTGTCTGGCAATGATTCTCGCATTGGTTCCAACCTGACTGCAGGAAAAGGACAAGCTTGGCGTCCCAGCTCGAACCATCCCAGTGGTGCTGTGAATGTGATCTTCTGCGATGGTAGCGGAAAATCGTTAATTCCACAGATGGATGGCGGCATCTACGCTCGTCTGTTGACACCCGCCGGTCTGCGATATGGCCAGAACGTTGTAGATGGAACATCCTTCTAA
- the clpP gene encoding ATP-dependent Clp endopeptidase proteolytic subunit ClpP, producing the protein MTVLTPYVIEKNGRDERAMDIYSRLLQDRIVMMGSQVNDQVAQSLVAQLLFLQFDDPEADIHFYINSPGGSVTAGMAIYDTMQFISCDVATYCIGQAASMGALLLTAGAPGKRNALPNSRIMIHQPLAGMQGTATDLEIHAKEVLKMKRRLNEILLHHTGQTLEKIEQDTDRDNFMDSDEAKAYGLIDNVLDHFEAPGTKE; encoded by the coding sequence ATGACGGTCCTTACTCCCTATGTGATCGAAAAGAATGGCCGCGATGAACGCGCCATGGATATTTATAGTCGTCTGCTGCAGGATCGCATCGTGATGATGGGATCGCAGGTGAATGACCAGGTGGCACAAAGTCTGGTCGCACAACTTTTGTTTCTACAGTTTGATGACCCGGAAGCAGACATCCATTTTTACATTAATTCGCCCGGTGGTTCCGTCACCGCAGGAATGGCGATTTACGATACGATGCAGTTCATCTCATGTGATGTCGCCACGTATTGTATCGGGCAGGCTGCCAGTATGGGCGCCCTGTTGTTGACCGCTGGCGCACCGGGGAAACGTAACGCGCTGCCCAACAGTCGTATCATGATCCACCAGCCTTTAGCGGGTATGCAGGGAACGGCGACCGACTTGGAAATTCATGCCAAAGAAGTGCTCAAAATGAAACGTCGGTTGAACGAGATCCTGCTGCATCATACCGGTCAGACACTGGAAAAGATTGAACAGGATACCGACCGCGACAACTTCATGGACTCCGATGAAGCCAAAGCCTACGGATTGATCGATAACGTTTTGGATCACTTCGAAGCCCCCGGAACCAAAGAATAA
- a CDS encoding DUF1559 family PulG-like putative transporter — protein sequence MHQQRTPRTLHNRNGFSLLELLVVITIIGLLVALTLPAINSTRSPSRKVYCLYNMRNVGLAVVNFSSGANSELPLLVDPNLVTARDGTNANAHRDDLSWCTKIVPFLDAVEFRQKWDATASLAAQEGATPAQIQALKDLNEIRFPVFICPDDQFNLDPGALSFAANVGYVTSNYNAPGDIGHHPASLDGGLDGDRSTTADIPVKFASGVFWRPYESRMTLDFISEADGLTHTLMLSENLQAGAWSDQDTGNLGFGVDMQGVYSKGSTSLRLPSGFQLKNPISGTDSSIGSNLTAAKGRAWRPSSNHIGGAANVIFCDGSGKSLTPQMDPSVYSRLLTPAGQRYGQAAVDGSSF from the coding sequence ATGCATCAACAACGTACCCCACGCACGCTACATAATCGAAACGGGTTTTCGCTGCTCGAACTGCTGGTCGTGATCACTATCATCGGCCTATTAGTGGCACTGACTCTGCCAGCCATTAATTCTACCAGAAGTCCGTCAAGAAAAGTGTACTGTCTCTATAACATGCGAAACGTTGGCCTGGCCGTTGTCAACTTTTCGTCGGGTGCCAACTCCGAGCTCCCACTGCTGGTTGATCCGAACCTCGTCACAGCCCGTGATGGAACCAATGCCAATGCACACAGGGATGATCTCTCCTGGTGCACGAAAATTGTGCCATTCCTGGATGCGGTCGAGTTCCGTCAAAAATGGGATGCGACCGCCAGTCTCGCTGCTCAGGAGGGTGCTACGCCGGCGCAAATTCAAGCACTCAAAGATTTGAATGAAATCCGGTTTCCCGTATTTATTTGCCCCGATGATCAGTTCAACCTCGATCCGGGGGCACTCTCTTTCGCCGCGAATGTGGGCTACGTCACATCTAATTATAATGCGCCAGGAGACATCGGTCATCATCCTGCCAGCCTTGATGGTGGCCTGGATGGAGACCGTTCAACAACCGCTGACATTCCGGTCAAATTCGCTTCGGGTGTCTTCTGGCGTCCTTATGAATCAAGAATGACGCTGGACTTCATTTCGGAAGCTGACGGATTGACTCACACGCTGATGTTATCGGAAAACTTACAGGCCGGTGCATGGTCTGATCAGGATACCGGCAATCTGGGCTTCGGCGTCGATATGCAAGGTGTCTATTCCAAGGGATCTACCTCACTGCGTCTCCCTTCCGGATTTCAACTCAAAAATCCCATTTCCGGGACAGACTCATCCATTGGCTCAAACCTGACCGCCGCCAAGGGACGAGCCTGGCGGCCCAGTTCCAATCACATCGGTGGTGCGGCGAATGTGATCTTCTGCGATGGCAGTGGAAAATCTTTGACTCCCCAGATGGATCCCAGCGTTTATTCCCGCCTGTTGACGCCCGCTGGTCAGCGCTATGGTCAGGCCGCTGTTGATGGATCTTCCTTCTAA
- a CDS encoding glycosyltransferase family 39 protein, producing the protein MPPINPTARKNSLFPRHEFKAIVAIILIGCLLRCLFLSGDAIEHFDEGVYASNLWFGTEQGAEYPGRYYYAPPLFPFLIEWSMIFLGSGSWGTFLPSLLLGMLTVPLIWWVARNWFGSAAGLVAATLASLSDLHLIYSRAALTDVGLGFCLLLGVYLIWKSYVSLEWKWPVLSGVTIGAGWAIKYNGWLPLAVGLSGLIPWLLIYHRQLSHKVNFLLRWAVIAAIAFLIWLPVLIGLQKWGGYSVVAANHSRYVVGFSGWFDSFSRQLQNHRLLEGTPGFIGVGLVSLVLCLLFVRWFTSRNLTADTVKPISGKTGFTWNAILGGVLAALPLFGAALIGLSPVLGLLAVAGIFLQLLFANGSFQLVQTEEGESQAEASTPARDQSLAAWLLAAWFCGLLLATPLYYPYPRLTIPWTISAWLGTAAFAGWLEQRCAGTLFSSATQKVALEKNPASVLPGVAVVVLALVLVVSLKPWTVAAWKPRDGLAIVARNMLADLKSEMGSSASDSILYIYAEPGLFFNLKAQGHQLTGPVADFRFLDSRPANVPVYLVAGPHATTDTEFQKKFAPVRDRLQLVKSYEYPPSLLVRLNQSHLEQKNESEPVRLYRAK; encoded by the coding sequence GTGCCTCCTATCAATCCGACAGCCAGAAAGAATTCACTGTTTCCACGCCACGAGTTCAAAGCCATAGTCGCCATCATTCTGATCGGATGCCTGCTGCGATGTCTGTTTCTCTCCGGTGATGCGATCGAGCATTTTGACGAAGGAGTCTATGCTTCAAATTTATGGTTCGGAACAGAGCAGGGGGCCGAGTATCCGGGACGCTATTATTACGCCCCGCCGCTATTTCCGTTTCTGATTGAATGGTCGATGATTTTTCTGGGCAGTGGTTCCTGGGGTACATTCCTGCCTTCCCTGCTGCTGGGAATGTTGACGGTGCCTCTCATCTGGTGGGTGGCGCGAAACTGGTTTGGTTCTGCAGCAGGACTGGTGGCTGCGACCCTGGCCAGCTTGAGCGATCTGCATCTGATCTATAGCCGGGCTGCGCTGACCGATGTAGGACTCGGCTTCTGTCTCCTGTTGGGAGTCTATCTGATCTGGAAGAGCTATGTGTCGCTCGAATGGAAGTGGCCCGTTCTGTCGGGAGTCACCATCGGAGCAGGGTGGGCGATCAAATACAATGGCTGGCTTCCGTTGGCCGTCGGACTCTCCGGTCTGATCCCCTGGCTTCTGATCTACCATCGACAGCTGAGCCATAAGGTAAACTTTCTTCTCCGCTGGGCCGTGATCGCAGCCATCGCATTTCTGATCTGGTTACCGGTTCTGATCGGACTTCAAAAGTGGGGCGGCTACTCGGTAGTCGCGGCGAATCACAGTCGGTATGTGGTTGGATTCTCCGGCTGGTTTGATTCCTTCTCGAGACAGTTACAGAACCATCGTCTGCTGGAAGGAACGCCAGGTTTTATCGGAGTCGGTCTGGTGAGTCTGGTGCTCTGCCTGTTGTTCGTCCGCTGGTTCACATCGAGAAATCTGACAGCTGACACAGTGAAGCCAATATCAGGAAAAACAGGTTTCACGTGGAATGCCATTCTGGGAGGAGTGCTGGCTGCCCTGCCGCTATTCGGAGCCGCTCTGATCGGACTCAGTCCGGTCCTTGGCTTACTGGCTGTTGCCGGGATTTTTCTGCAGCTGCTCTTTGCCAACGGCTCATTCCAACTGGTTCAGACGGAGGAAGGGGAGTCCCAAGCTGAAGCGTCAACTCCCGCCAGGGATCAGTCTCTGGCAGCCTGGTTGCTGGCGGCCTGGTTTTGTGGATTGCTGCTGGCGACGCCGCTCTACTATCCCTATCCCAGACTAACGATTCCCTGGACGATTTCCGCCTGGTTGGGAACCGCCGCTTTCGCAGGCTGGCTGGAGCAGCGCTGCGCTGGGACTCTGTTTTCATCCGCCACACAGAAAGTGGCGCTTGAAAAGAATCCCGCATCTGTTCTTCCCGGTGTCGCGGTTGTTGTACTTGCCCTGGTTCTGGTCGTGAGCCTCAAGCCCTGGACGGTGGCGGCCTGGAAACCGCGTGATGGTCTGGCTATCGTTGCCCGGAACATGCTCGCCGATCTCAAGTCGGAGATGGGTTCTTCGGCCTCAGATTCTATTCTCTACATCTACGCCGAGCCTGGACTATTTTTTAATCTCAAGGCACAAGGTCACCAGCTGACCGGCCCTGTAGCTGACTTTCGCTTTCTGGATTCCCGTCCTGCAAATGTGCCCGTCTATCTGGTCGCCGGACCACATGCCACCACTGATACGGAATTCCAAAAGAAATTTGCACCGGTCCGCGATCGACTCCAACTGGTCAAATCGTATGAGTATCCCCCCAGCCTCTTGGTCAGATTGAATCAGTCTCACCTGGAACAGAAAAACGAAAGCGAACCGGTGAGGCTGTACCGTGCAAAGTAG